GATGGAGTCGGTCACCTTCGCGACTCGCGTGGCCAAGCTGCTGGGTGCCGGAACGCTGGTCGTAACCAACGCCGCCGGAGGCATCAACACCGGCTACCGGCAGGGCGCGCTGGTGGCCATCGCGGACCACATCAACCTGACCGGCACCAATGCGGCTCTGGGGCCGAACGACGCCCGCTTCGGCGACCGCTTCTTCGACATGAGCAACGCCTACTCGCCGCGCCTGCGGGAGCTGGCCGTAGCCGAGGCTGCTCGGCTGGGCTACGAGTTGAACTCCGGCGTATATCTCGCGGTGCTGGGGCCTTCGTTTGAAACTCCAGCGGAGATCCGGGCCTTCCGCACTCTGGGCGCGGATCTGGTAGGCATGTCGACGGTGCACGAGGTGATCGTGGCGCGCCACATGGGGATGGAGGTTCTGGGGATCTCGCTGGTGACGAACATGGCCGCCGGGGTGCTGGACGAGGCAATCAACCATAGCGAGGTGCTGGATATCGGACGGCAGGTGGAGGGACAGTTTACGGCTCTGCTGACGGCAGTGATCCCGAAGATATAGCAGACGCCTGAGTACAAAAACCAAGAGCAAGGCGAAACGGGGATAAAAAGGAAAAAAGGATAAGAGCGGAGCCTTGAGAGCCGTGCTTTTACGCGAAGCGTCCAAGACCGCACGAAGCGCCCCGGCCTGAGGCGTCGTTGCTGTTGCCTGTTTTCTTGGTTGTCATTCAGGAGCGAAGCGGAGGAATCTGCTGTTGTCTTTGCTTCTGCTGTTGCTTTTGCTGTTGCGTTGCTTCTGGGGTAGGTCCGGGCTTTAGCCCGGACATCAAAGACAGCCACCAATGCGGGCTTTAGCCCCCGAGGTATGCTTTCTCCAGCTGTGCCCTGGATACCTACCTCTGCGCCAGCTCCTCATAGAGCCGGATAACCTCTTCCCGGCTATTGGCCGCGAGGGCAAAACGATCCTCACCGGGAACCTGCTCTCCAAATCGAATATTCGCCTGAATCCCTCTCAACCCGAGGCAGGTAAAGATGTGCGGCGCAAACTCCGCATCGCCCACAAAACAGACGTCATTGCCGATACTCGCCCCAGGATTCGACTGCGTAAGCGTGAAGCGCAGAGCAGCCGTACGAACCGGCACCGAATCATAGACCACGGAGTTGAAGAGCCCCCGGCGAAAGGGCAGGATACCGTTCCCGTCGGTGGTCGTCCCCTCCGGAAAGAAGAGCACCGGAAGCCCGCTGCGGAAGGCCACGGCCATGGCGGCATTAACCTCGGCGTGTGTCTGCTTCTGCCCCCCGGCGACGTCGGCACGCTCGACGTAAATCGTGCCCGCCTGCGCGGTGATCCAGCCCAGCAGCGGCCAGCCGCGCACCTCGGTC
This is a stretch of genomic DNA from Granulicella sp. WH15. It encodes these proteins:
- a CDS encoding purine-nucleoside phosphorylase, yielding MNQYDKAAEAVAYIRTRTSLVPSVAIILGSGLGSFAQQIATDAVIPYAEIPHFPHSTVVGHSGNLILGTIGGVSVVALQGRAHAYEGHPMESVTFATRVAKLLGAGTLVVTNAAGGINTGYRQGALVAIADHINLTGTNAALGPNDARFGDRFFDMSNAYSPRLRELAVAEAARLGYELNSGVYLAVLGPSFETPAEIRAFRTLGADLVGMSTVHEVIVARHMGMEVLGISLVTNMAAGVLDEAINHSEVLDIGRQVEGQFTALLTAVIPKI
- a CDS encoding 1-acyl-sn-glycerol-3-phosphate acyltransferase; this translates as MPSTLVRDKSSEGAPQSSMGRGPVSEATSSAQPLRILRSFFRTLILVGLLSTAALDGLIRKRFFGMRVGPEGAVWVHRWCRRIVHVLGIGCTVEGSLPRVKPDECGLAVVSNHLSYLDILLYSAATPFIMVSKTEVRGWPLLGWITAQAGTIYVERADVAGGQKQTHAEVNAAMAVAFRSGLPVLFFPEGTTTDGNGILPFRRGLFNSVVYDSVPVRTAALRFTLTQSNPGASIGNDVCFVGDAEFAPHIFTCLGLRGIQANIRFGEQVPGEDRFALAANSREEVIRLYEELAQR